A stretch of the Notamacropus eugenii isolate mMacEug1 chromosome 2, mMacEug1.pri_v2, whole genome shotgun sequence genome encodes the following:
- the LOC140523647 gene encoding gastricsin-like, translating to MMKWLIIALVCLHFSEADKIIKVPLKRFKSMKQVMKEKGVLRDFLKNHKYNPATKYFNQFATDDEPLTNYMDMSYYGEISIGTPAQNFLVLFDTGSSNLWVNSVYCQSEACTTHPQFNPSDSSTFSSSEQTFSIEYGSGSLTGFFGYDTVTIQGLSITNQEFGLSETEPGSSFLYANFDGILGLAYPAISSGGATTVMEGFLNEDLLDAAVFAFYLSGDENSDDGGEVTFGGVDTSLYTGDINWTPVTEEAYWQIGISGFSIDGESTGWCSDGCQAIVDTGTSLLSVPSDMFSELMEYIGAEEDEDGDYLVSCSSIDSLPTLTFNINGVDFPLPPSAYILEGDSTYCEVGIMTISLTSESGQSLWILGDVFLRNYYSVFDLANNRVGFANLA from the exons GGTCCCTCTGAAGAGGTTCAAGTCCATGAAGCAGGTGATGAAGGAAAAGGGGGTGCTGCGTGACTTCTTGAAGAACCACAAATATAACCCTGCCACCAAGTACTTCAACCAGTTTGCTACTGACGATGAGCCCCTCACCAATTATATGGAT ATGTCCTACTATGGGGAGATCAGCATTGGAACCCCAGCTCAGAACTTCCTGGTCCTCTTTGACACTGGCTCCTCCAACCTGTGGGTGAACTCCGTCTATTGCCAGAGCGAGGCCTGCA CCACTCATCCCCAGTTCAACCCCAGTGACTCTTCCACCTTCTCCAGCAGTGAACAGACCTTCTCTATTGAGTATGGAAGTGGCAGCCTGACTGGATTTTTTGGCTATGACACTGTGACA atCCAGGGCCTCTCTATCACCAACCAGGAGTTTGGCCTGAGTGAGACTGAGCCTGGCAGCAGCTTTCTGTATGCCAATTTTGATGGGATCCTGGGCCTGGCCTATCCTGCCATCAGCTCTGGTGGGGCCACCACTGTCATGGAGGGCTTCCTGAATGAGGACTTGCTCGATGCTGCTGTCTTTGCCTTCTACCTCAGTGG GGATGAGAATTCTGACGATGGTGGTGAAGTCACTTTTGGTGGAGTGGACACCAGCCTGTACACTGGAGACATAAACTGGACCCCTGTCACTGAGGAAGCTTACTGGCAGATTGGCATTAGTGG GTTCTCCATTGATGGTGAGTCTACTGGCTGGTGCTCTGATGGTTGCCAAGCTATTGTGGACACTGGCACTTCCCTCCTCAGTGTTCCCTCGGATATGTTCTCTGAGCTGATGGAGTACATTGGAGCTGAGGAAGATGAAGATGGAGAT TACTTGGTCAGTTGCAGCAGTATCGACAGCCTGCCTACCCTCACCTTCAACATCAATGGTGTggatttcccccttcctccctctgcctACATCCTTGAG ggcGACAGCACCTACTGTGAAGTGGGGATCATGACCATTTCCCTGACTTCTGAGAGTGGCCAGTCCCTCTGGATCCTTGGGGATGTTTTCCTGAGGAACTACTACTCTGTCTTTGACCTTGCCAACAACAGAGTGGGCTTTGCCAACCTGGCCTAA